One stretch of Athene noctua chromosome 27, bAthNoc1.hap1.1, whole genome shotgun sequence DNA includes these proteins:
- the FZR1 gene encoding fizzy-related protein homolog, with amino-acid sequence MDQDYERRLLRQINIQNENTMPCVAEMRRTLTPSNSPMSSPSKHGDRFIPSRAGANWSINFHRINENEKSPSQNRKAKDATSDNGKDGLAYSALLKNELLGAGIEKVQDPQTEDRRLQPSTPEKKSLFTYSLSTKRSSPDDGNEVSPYSLSPVSNKSQKLLRSPRKPTRKISKIPFKVLDAPELQDDFYLNLVDWSSLNVLSVGLGTCVYLWSACTSQVTRLCDLSVEGDSVTSVGWSERGNLVAVGTHKGFVQIWDAAAGKKLSMLEGHTARVGALAWNADQLSSGSRDRMILQRDIRTPPLQSERRLQGHRQEVCGLKWSTDHQLLASGGNDNKLLVWNHSSLSPVQQYTEHLAAVKAIAWSPHQHGLLASGGGTADRCIRFWNTLTGQPLQCIDTGSQVCNLAWSKHANELVSTHGYSQNQILVWKYPSLTQVAKLTGHSYRVLYLAMSPDGEAIVTGAGDETLRFWNVFSKTRSTKESVSVLNLFTRIR; translated from the exons ATGGACCAGGATTATGAGAGACGTCTCCTACGCCAGATCAACATACAGAATGAAAACACAATGCCTTGT GTAGCAGAGATGAGAAGAACCCTGACGCCTTCCAATTCTCCGATGTCTTCTCCTAGTAAGCATGGTGACAGATTCATTCCCTCAAGAGCTGGGGCCAACTGGAGCATCAACTTCCACAGAATAAAT gaaaatgaaaaatcaccaagtcaaaacagaaaagcaaaggatgCTACATCAGACAATGGCAAAG ATGGCCTTGCTTACTCGGCCTTGCTGAAGAATGAACTCTTAGGAGCAGGGATTGAGAAAGTACAAGACCCACAGACGGAAGACAGGAGGCTGCAGCCCTCCACCCCGGAGAAGAAGTCTCTCTTCACT TATTCACTTAGCACAAAACGCTCTAGTCCAGACGATGGCAATGAGGTCTCACCGTATTCCCTGTCTCCTGTCAGCAACAAAAG tCAGAAGCTGCTAAGATCACCTCGAAAACCAACTCGGAAGATCTCAAAGATTCCTTTCAAAGTGCTGGATGCCCCAGAGCTGCAGGATGACTTCTACCTGAATCTGGTGGACTGGTCCTCTCTTAATGTCCTCAGTGTTGGCCTTGGGACTTGTGTTTACCTATGGAGTGCTTGTACTAGCCAG GTAACTCGACTGTGTGATCTCTCTGTGGAAGGAGATTCTGTAACATCTGTGGGCTGGTCAGAACGG GGAAACTTGGTAGCTGTTGGGACTCACAAGGGCTTTGTACAGATCTGGGATGCAGCCGCAGGAAAGAAGCTCTCCATGCTAGAGGGGCACACAGCCAGAGTCG GTGCCTTGGCGTGGAACGCGGACCAGCTGTCCTCTGGGAGTCGAGACAGGATGATCCTCCAGCGGGACATCCGCACACCCCCCCTGCAGTCCGAGCGGCGGCTCCAGGGCCACAGGCAGGAGGTCTGTGGGCTCAAATGGTCTACGGACCACCAGCTCCTGGCCTCTGGAGGAAATGATAACAAG CTCCTTGTCTGGAATCACTCCAGCCTGAGTCCTGTTCAACAATACACAGAGCATCTTGCAGCAGTAAAAGCTATTGCCTGGTCTCCACACCAGCACGGACTTCTTGCCTCGGGCGGCGGGACAGCTGACCGCTGCATACGCTTCTGGAACACGCTGACGGGGCAGCCTCTACAGTGCATCGACACGGGCTCCCAAGTGTGCAACCTGGCCTGGTCCAAACATGCCAACGAGCTC GTGAGTACCCATGGATACTCGCAGAACCAGATCCTCGTCTGGAAATACCCCTCGTTAACTCAAGTAGCAAAGCTAACAGGGCACTCCTACCGAGTCTTATATCTG GCAATGTCCCCTGACGGGGAGGCCATAGTTACAGGAGCTGGGGATGAAACCTTGCGCTTCTGGAACGTCTTCAGCAAAACCCGCTCGACAAAG GAGTCTGTATCTGTTCTCAACCTCTTCACCAGGATACGATAA